CTATCCGGGTCAGCACCCCGTCTTTGACATAACGCTGCCATTCCACCTGATAGAGGAAATCTTCGGTAAAATGCGGGTTGCCGAAAAACAGCCAGTTTTTCCCTTCCGCACTCTGCGCTTCACGCTGTTGCATGAACGCACGGAACGGCGCAATGCCGGTGCCGGGGCCAATCATGATGACCGGCGTCTGCGGGTTGGCGGGCAGGCGGAAATTCTCATTATGTTCGATGAACACCCGCACTGCGCCCTCTTCTTGCAGCCTGTCGGCCAGATAGCCCGATGCCCCACCGCTGCGGGCACGGCCATCGTAGTCATAACGCACCACGCCGACTGTAATGTGCACTTCCGGGCCCACCTCCTCTTGTGAAGAGGCAATGGAGTACAGGCGCGGCGTGAGCGGGCGCAACAAGCCAAGTAACTGTTCTGGCGTTAACTCCACCGGCGCTTCACGCACCATGTCCACCAGCGGGGTACGCTGGGCATACTGCTGCAACGCAGGCTTGTCGGACAACAGCGCCAGTAACGACTCGTGGCGCGACACCCCGGCATAGTGTTCAACAATCGGTGCCGTGTTCTGTGTCAGTTCAAAATGGCGTTGCAGCGCATCCGCCAGCAGGAGGGGTTTTCCGACAACTGTCACCGGTTCATCGCCTTTCAGCCACAGTAATGACAGCAACTCCTGCACCAGCGCCGGATCGTTCTCATACCACACGCCGAGTGCATCCCCCGGCTGATACTGCAAACCGGAGTCCCCCAAATCGATTTCGATATGGCGCACATCTTTTTCTGAATCACGACCAGTGATTTTTTGATTAACCGACAGCGCCGCACTGTAGGGCGTATCTTTATGGTATGGCGATGCGACCGTGGTACTCGCCTGGGCTCCCGCCGCAGAAGGCAGTGCCGCGGTGCGCTGGCTGGTCACACGCGCTGTCAAGGCCGCCACCACCTCGCTACGCCACTGTTCGGCCAGCGGCTGGAAGTTGACATCGGCATCCACACGCTCAAGCAGGCGTTGTGCGCCCAGTGCAGCCAGGCGGCTGTCAAAATCTTTGCCTGCCTTGCTAAAGAACTCATACGAGGTGTCGCCAAGACCAAACACCGCAAACGCCGTGTCGTTAAGCGCTGGCGCTTTCTTCGAAAACAGGAATTTGTGCAGCGCTACCGCCTCTTCCGGCGGCTCACCTTCGCCCTGCGTCGAGGTGACAATCAGCAACAGCTTTTCTTGAGCTATCTGTTTGAATTTGTAATCACCGGCATTAATCAGCGTGACCGGCAGGCCAGCCGCCAGCAAATCGTCACGGGCCTGTTCTGCCACGCGGCGGGCATTGCCCGTCTGCGAAGCGCTAATCAGGGTAATCGATGCCGGTGGTATCACCTCAGCGGCGGG
This sequence is a window from Dickeya aquatica. Protein-coding genes within it:
- the cysJ gene encoding NADPH-dependent assimilatory sulfite reductase flavoprotein subunit; translation: MTTSVSPTPLLPLSAEQLSRLQAATGDLSPTQLAWLSGYFWGVIQQQPAGVASPVAADLSPAAEVIPPASITLISASQTGNARRVAEQARDDLLAAGLPVTLINAGDYKFKQIAQEKLLLIVTSTQGEGEPPEEAVALHKFLFSKKAPALNDTAFAVFGLGDTSYEFFSKAGKDFDSRLAALGAQRLLERVDADVNFQPLAEQWRSEVVAALTARVTSQRTAALPSAAGAQASTTVASPYHKDTPYSAALSVNQKITGRDSEKDVRHIEIDLGDSGLQYQPGDALGVWYENDPALVQELLSLLWLKGDEPVTVVGKPLLLADALQRHFELTQNTAPIVEHYAGVSRHESLLALLSDKPALQQYAQRTPLVDMVREAPVELTPEQLLGLLRPLTPRLYSIASSQEEVGPEVHITVGVVRYDYDGRARSGGASGYLADRLQEEGAVRVFIEHNENFRLPANPQTPVIMIGPGTGIAPFRAFMQQREAQSAEGKNWLFFGNPHFTEDFLYQVEWQRYVKDGVLTRIDLAWSRDQAHKVYVQDKIRENGAEVWRWIQEGAHIYVCGDANRMAKDVEKALIEVVAQYGGMDGEQADEFLSELRLERRYQRDVY